A genome region from Sphingobacteriaceae bacterium GW460-11-11-14-LB5 includes the following:
- a CDS encoding cytochrome ubiquinol oxidase subunit I: MDDFIAARSQMALSLGFHIIFSCIGMVMPFFMAVSHYKWLKTNDEVYKNLTKAWSKGVAIFFATGAVSGTMLSFELGLLWPKFMDHAGPIFGMPFSLEGTAFFIEAIALGFFLYGWNKLNKWFHWFTGMVVGVSGLASGILVVAANAWMNSPAGFDFVNGQYLNIDPIQAMFNKAWFSQALHMCLAAFTATGFAVAGVHALMILRDRNAAFHLKAFKIAAIFACIGALLQPLSGDISAKDVAKRQPAKLAAMEALYKTEKPAPLLIGGIVNEKDKTVKGAIEIPGALSFLAHGDFQAEVKGLDQIPENEHPPVAITHYAFQIMVGIGTLLLLVSLTYFFILFKKKPLTEKRWLLKLFVIAIPLGYIALEAGWVVTEVGRQPWIIYGIMRTKDAVTPMPGIAYSFYIFSAIYVSLSIIVTFLLYRQIKMVPVLYNKTEENNH; encoded by the coding sequence ATGGATGATTTTATCGCAGCCCGTTCCCAGATGGCCTTATCACTAGGCTTCCACATCATTTTTTCCTGTATTGGCATGGTTATGCCTTTCTTTATGGCTGTTTCGCATTATAAATGGCTTAAAACAAACGATGAGGTGTATAAAAACCTCACTAAAGCCTGGAGTAAAGGTGTAGCCATATTTTTTGCTACCGGAGCGGTATCAGGCACCATGTTATCTTTCGAACTTGGTTTGTTGTGGCCAAAATTTATGGATCATGCAGGACCCATATTTGGTATGCCTTTTTCGCTTGAGGGAACAGCCTTTTTTATCGAAGCCATAGCCCTTGGTTTTTTCTTGTACGGCTGGAATAAGTTAAATAAATGGTTTCATTGGTTTACCGGCATGGTGGTAGGCGTAAGTGGTTTAGCTTCCGGAATATTGGTGGTTGCTGCAAATGCCTGGATGAACAGTCCGGCGGGTTTTGATTTTGTAAACGGGCAATACCTTAATATCGATCCCATACAGGCCATGTTCAATAAAGCATGGTTTAGTCAGGCTTTACACATGTGTTTAGCCGCATTTACCGCTACAGGCTTCGCTGTGGCTGGTGTACATGCTTTAATGATCCTGAGAGACCGCAATGCAGCGTTTCACTTAAAAGCTTTTAAAATTGCGGCCATATTTGCCTGTATTGGTGCTTTGCTGCAGCCTTTAAGTGGCGATATTTCGGCAAAAGATGTAGCCAAAAGGCAGCCTGCTAAACTCGCTGCGATGGAAGCTTTGTATAAAACTGAAAAACCTGCTCCACTCTTAATTGGTGGCATTGTGAATGAAAAAGATAAAACGGTAAAAGGTGCAATCGAAATCCCCGGTGCTTTAAGTTTTCTGGCCCATGGCGATTTCCAGGCTGAGGTTAAGGGACTGGATCAGATTCCTGAAAACGAACATCCGCCGGTGGCCATTACCCATTATGCTTTTCAGATTATGGTTGGGATTGGTACACTGCTGCTCTTAGTATCCTTAACTTATTTCTTCATCTTATTTAAAAAGAAACCTTTAACCGAAAAACGTTGGTTATTAAAGCTATTCGTTATAGCCATTCCGCTTGGTTATATCGCTTTAGAGGCAGGCTGGGTAGTTACAGAGGTTGGGAGGCAGCCCTGGATTATTTACGGCATTATGCGTACTAAGGATGCGGTTACACCGATGCCTGGTATTGCTTACTCCTTTTATATCTTCTCGGCCATTTACGTTTCGTTAAGCATCATAGTAACATTCTTGCTTTACCGGCAGATAAAAATGGTGCCCGTGCTGTATAATAAAACTGAAGAAAATAATCATTAA
- a CDS encoding MBL fold metallo-hydrolase: protein MERRNFIKNSALAMALLSVYKTDVFAQQELLRAYNFKALRNNVGIFTEQGGTIGWLNSSNGFVVVDAQFPTSAPHVIEELKKLGDKPFKYLINTHHHGDHTAGNISFKGLAEKVVAHQNSLVNQKRGAEKANNLDKQLLPDTTFGTKWTAKVGDENIKAYYYGSGHTNGDAVYHFEHANIAHVGDLVFNRKFPYIDRENGAHIGNWITALDKILAQFDNDTLFIWGHSLDPEKVTGNKADVKAFQNYLQNLLTFVSGEIKAGKSKEDILKATTIPNASEWKGEGIQRSLGAAYDELKGV, encoded by the coding sequence ATGGAAAGAAGAAATTTTATCAAAAATTCGGCATTGGCGATGGCCTTGCTGTCAGTTTATAAAACAGATGTTTTTGCACAGCAAGAACTGTTGCGCGCTTATAACTTTAAAGCATTGCGCAATAATGTAGGTATATTTACCGAGCAGGGTGGTACAATCGGGTGGTTAAATTCGAGTAATGGATTTGTGGTGGTAGATGCACAATTTCCAACTTCGGCACCCCACGTGATCGAAGAACTAAAGAAATTAGGTGATAAACCTTTCAAATACCTGATTAATACCCACCACCATGGCGATCATACCGCCGGGAATATTTCATTTAAAGGTTTGGCTGAAAAAGTTGTGGCGCATCAAAACTCGCTGGTGAACCAGAAAAGAGGAGCAGAGAAAGCAAATAATTTAGACAAACAATTATTACCCGATACTACTTTTGGGACAAAATGGACGGCAAAAGTAGGAGACGAAAACATAAAAGCTTACTATTATGGCTCTGGTCATACCAATGGCGATGCTGTTTATCATTTTGAGCACGCAAATATTGCACATGTAGGCGATTTGGTGTTCAATCGTAAATTTCCTTATATCGACAGAGAAAATGGCGCACACATCGGCAATTGGATTACTGCACTGGATAAAATTTTAGCCCAGTTTGATAACGATACCTTATTTATCTGGGGGCATAGCTTAGATCCTGAAAAAGTGACCGGAAACAAAGCAGATGTTAAAGCTTTTCAAAATTACCTTCAAAACCTTTTAACTTTTGTAAGCGGAGAGATTAAAGCCGGCAAAAGCAAAGAAGACATCTTAAAAGCGACAACCATTCCAAATGCATCAGAATGGAAGGGTGAAGGTATTCAAAGAAGTTTAGGTGCCGCTTATGATGAGTTGAAAGGGGTTTAG
- a CDS encoding cysteine desulfurase, whose protein sequence is MKRVYLDNAATTPLDAAVIAEMTNVMENYFGNPSAIHALGREVRTLVEKARKTVSGLLNASPSEIFFTSGGTEADNTAIRCGISAYGIKHAITSKIEHHAVEHTLNTMLKNGEIDKLSFVNIDEKGNIDYNHLEELLQNNERTFVSLMHANNELGTLTDMVKVGDICEKYNAIYHADTVQTMGHYPHNVRDLKAHFIVCAAHKLHGPKGVGFLYVNSNIKIPPMIYGGAQERNMRGGTENVYGIVGLAKALEIAYAEMDQHQTYIQGLKDYLKTQLIAEIPGIAFNGETEADKSLYTVLNVSFPEMDMADMLLFNLDINGICASGGSACSSGSNIGSHVLNGINADPNRPSVRFSFSKYTTKEELDYVIEKVKMVVKQNALA, encoded by the coding sequence ATGAAAAGGGTCTATTTAGATAATGCGGCCACAACGCCTTTAGATGCGGCAGTAATCGCAGAAATGACAAACGTGATGGAAAACTATTTCGGTAATCCATCTGCCATTCATGCGCTTGGTCGTGAGGTGAGAACGCTTGTAGAGAAAGCCCGTAAAACCGTTTCTGGTCTGTTAAATGCATCTCCATCCGAAATATTTTTCACTTCCGGAGGTACCGAGGCTGATAATACAGCTATCCGTTGTGGAATTTCAGCCTATGGAATTAAACATGCCATTACTTCAAAAATAGAACACCATGCTGTTGAGCATACCTTAAATACAATGCTTAAAAATGGTGAAATCGATAAATTAAGTTTCGTTAATATCGACGAAAAAGGGAATATCGATTATAACCATTTAGAGGAACTGCTTCAAAACAATGAGCGTACTTTCGTTTCATTAATGCATGCCAATAACGAGTTGGGTACACTGACTGATATGGTTAAAGTTGGGGATATCTGCGAGAAATACAATGCCATTTACCATGCCGATACGGTTCAAACCATGGGGCATTATCCGCACAATGTAAGAGACCTTAAAGCACATTTTATTGTTTGCGCAGCACACAAACTCCACGGGCCTAAAGGCGTAGGCTTTTTATATGTAAACAGTAACATTAAAATTCCACCGATGATTTATGGAGGTGCACAGGAGCGCAACATGCGCGGTGGTACAGAAAATGTTTACGGTATTGTGGGTTTGGCAAAGGCTTTAGAAATTGCTTATGCAGAAATGGATCAGCATCAGACCTATATTCAGGGCTTAAAAGATTATCTGAAAACACAATTAATCGCCGAAATCCCTGGAATTGCTTTTAATGGCGAAACCGAGGCCGATAAAAGTTTGTATACAGTATTGAATGTATCGTTTCCGGAGATGGATATGGCCGATATGTTGTTATTTAATTTAGATATCAATGGTATCTGTGCATCTGGCGGCAGTGCATGCTCTTCCGGTTCAAATATTGGTTCGCATGTGTTAAATGGTATCAATGCCGATCCGAACCGTCCTTCGGTGCGTTTCTCATTTAGCAAATACACGACAAAAGAAGAGTTAGATTACGTAATCGAAAAAGTTAAAATGGTAGTCAAGCAAAATGCTTTAGCTTAA
- a CDS encoding phosphoglucosamine mutase: MTLIKSISGIRGTIGGRAGDGLTPFDIVKFTAAFGSWVVQKTGNKRIVLGRDARISGEMVNNLVIGTLQGLGIEVIDLGLSTTPTVEVAVPDEKAGGGIILTASHNPKQWNALKLLNASGEFISDADGKEVLDLAESADFDFADVDKLGKVIKNDTYLQKHIDKVLALPLVDVEAIKKADFKVVIDCVNSTGGIFIPALLKALGVSKVVELYCTPDGHFPHNPEPLPENLTEISKEVQKQNADLGIVVDPDVDRLCFVNEDGSMFGEEYTLVAVADYVLKNTPGNTVSNLSSTRALRDVTESAGAEYNASAVGEVNVVNKMKATNAIIGGEGNGGIIYPESHYGRDALVGIALFLTHLAKFGKSISVLRSSYPQYHISKNKITLTPEMDIDNLLKQVEEKYKNQPYSTIDGLKIEFDKTWVHLRRSNTEPIIRIYSEAENETIAENLANKIISDIKEILHL; this comes from the coding sequence GTGACTTTAATAAAATCAATTTCTGGAATACGAGGAACCATTGGCGGAAGAGCTGGAGACGGCTTAACCCCATTTGATATTGTGAAATTTACCGCTGCTTTTGGTAGCTGGGTGGTGCAAAAAACAGGCAATAAAAGAATAGTTTTAGGTCGCGATGCCCGTATCTCGGGTGAGATGGTGAATAACCTGGTTATCGGAACTTTACAAGGCCTGGGCATTGAGGTAATCGATTTAGGTTTATCTACTACGCCAACTGTAGAAGTGGCCGTACCTGATGAAAAAGCAGGTGGTGGTATCATTTTAACCGCAAGCCATAACCCAAAACAGTGGAATGCTTTAAAATTATTAAATGCCAGCGGAGAATTTATTAGCGATGCTGATGGAAAAGAAGTTTTAGATTTGGCGGAAAGTGCTGATTTTGATTTTGCTGATGTAGATAAATTAGGTAAAGTAATTAAAAACGATACCTATCTTCAAAAACATATCGATAAAGTTTTAGCATTACCATTGGTTGATGTTGAGGCGATTAAAAAAGCCGATTTTAAAGTCGTAATTGACTGTGTAAATTCAACAGGTGGTATTTTTATCCCTGCTTTATTAAAAGCTTTAGGCGTAAGTAAGGTGGTAGAATTATATTGTACACCAGACGGACATTTTCCGCACAATCCTGAACCACTTCCTGAAAATTTAACTGAAATATCGAAAGAGGTTCAGAAACAAAATGCCGATTTAGGTATTGTTGTTGATCCGGATGTTGACCGTTTATGTTTTGTAAACGAAGATGGCAGCATGTTTGGCGAAGAATATACTTTGGTGGCAGTTGCCGATTATGTATTGAAGAATACGCCGGGAAATACCGTTTCAAACCTTTCATCAACACGCGCTTTACGCGATGTAACTGAAAGCGCAGGCGCTGAGTATAATGCATCGGCAGTTGGAGAGGTGAATGTAGTAAACAAAATGAAAGCGACCAACGCCATTATTGGTGGTGAAGGAAATGGTGGTATTATCTACCCTGAATCGCATTATGGCAGAGATGCTTTAGTTGGTATTGCCTTATTTTTAACGCATTTAGCTAAATTTGGTAAATCAATTTCAGTATTGAGAAGCAGTTATCCGCAATACCATATTTCTAAAAACAAGATTACCCTTACGCCAGAAATGGATATCGATAATTTGTTGAAACAAGTAGAAGAGAAATATAAAAACCAGCCATACAGTACAATTGATGGTTTGAAGATAGAATTTGATAAAACTTGGGTACATTTGCGCCGTTCGAACACTGAGCCAATCATCAGGATTTACAGTGAGGCAGAAAATGAAACCATTGCCGAGAATTTGGCAAACAAAATTATTTCTGACATTAAAGAAATATTACACCTTTAA
- a CDS encoding SAM-dependent methyltransferase, translating to MQRKWFQYWFNSPYYHILYQQRNDAEAEFFIDKLTQFLHPKTDAKMLDIACGKGRHSIYLNKKGFDVTGIDLSEQSIKYARQFENSKLHFLVHDMRRLFYINYFDVALNLFTSFGYFDTEKDHVNALKTFRKCLKAEGILVLDYFNTEKIIRNLNSCETKSLDGITFNITKNVIDGKIIKKINFEDKQKVYNFEERVQAFSFEDFERMLNKAGMVIEKAFGDYGLADFDENSSDRLILICKKA from the coding sequence ATGCAGCGCAAGTGGTTTCAATATTGGTTCAATTCGCCATATTATCATATTCTTTATCAACAACGAAATGATGCTGAAGCCGAGTTTTTCATCGATAAACTTACGCAATTTCTACACCCGAAAACGGATGCTAAAATGTTGGATATTGCCTGTGGCAAAGGCCGGCACTCCATTTATCTGAACAAAAAGGGATTCGATGTTACCGGAATAGATTTATCAGAACAAAGCATTAAATACGCCAGGCAATTCGAAAACAGCAAATTACACTTCCTCGTTCACGACATGCGAAGGCTGTTTTACATCAATTATTTTGATGTGGCTTTAAACCTATTTACTAGTTTTGGTTATTTTGATACAGAAAAAGACCACGTAAATGCACTTAAAACTTTTCGCAAGTGTTTGAAAGCCGAAGGTATTTTGGTGCTCGATTATTTTAATACGGAAAAGATCATCCGCAATTTAAATTCCTGCGAAACGAAATCACTTGATGGTATAACTTTCAACATCACCAAAAATGTTATTGATGGGAAAATTATTAAAAAGATAAATTTCGAAGACAAACAAAAGGTCTATAATTTCGAAGAGCGGGTACAGGCATTTAGTTTTGAAGATTTTGAACGCATGTTGAACAAGGCCGGGATGGTTATCGAAAAAGCCTTCGGCGACTATGGGTTAGCTGATTTTGACGAAAATAGCTCAGACCGGTTAATTTTAATCTGTAAAAAAGCATGA
- a CDS encoding phosphatase PAP2 family protein: protein MIESIQQFDVELFLKIHRGLSNGFFDWLMPLMRNRFFWSPLYLFIVVFCIKQYKKQGYYIIGMVLFTFAMGDLIASRVIKPMVSRVRPCNDLSLTNDIIHRVPCGSGLSFPSAHATNHFAIAVFLICLFYSRWKPILPIGICWAFIISFAQVYVGVHYPVDVTTGALLGITIGIICSRIFKKLQPDF from the coding sequence ATGATAGAAAGCATTCAGCAATTTGATGTAGAATTGTTTTTGAAAATCCACCGTGGACTTTCAAACGGCTTTTTTGACTGGTTGATGCCTTTAATGCGTAACCGTTTCTTTTGGTCGCCACTTTACCTTTTTATTGTTGTGTTTTGTATCAAGCAGTATAAAAAACAAGGTTATTACATTATTGGCATGGTACTGTTCACCTTCGCTATGGGTGATTTAATTGCCTCGAGGGTGATAAAACCTATGGTATCTCGCGTGAGGCCCTGCAATGATTTAAGTTTAACGAACGATATCATCCACCGTGTACCTTGTGGAAGTGGCTTAAGTTTCCCTTCTGCGCACGCTACCAATCATTTTGCTATAGCTGTTTTTTTAATCTGCCTTTTTTATAGCCGCTGGAAACCTATTTTACCTATTGGTATCTGCTGGGCGTTTATTATCAGTTTTGCGCAGGTATACGTTGGTGTGCATTACCCTGTTGATGTAACCACCGGCGCGCTGTTAGGCATAACAATAGGCATTATCTGTTCTAGAATATTTAAAAAATTACAACCTGATTTTTAA
- a CDS encoding zinc/iron permease, with protein sequence MEIWKLCVLFFCAFLGGTAIFLVKSDKSKLLKLILSFSGAYLFAITVLHLIPDAYSGPDKWQIGVFILIGFLLQIFLEQFSEGVEHGHIHKHHDGHVFPFGIMISLCLHAFLEGMPLAKEQHNELIFGISLHHIPAAFALASILMQNHFKKSSIIFYLIVFAIMAPLGFYVSVGLSNGTIGGIDAYFNKIMGIVIGIFLHISTTILFESSADHKINTRKMIAVLLGIGVALIGFFAGH encoded by the coding sequence ATGGAAATCTGGAAACTCTGTGTACTCTTTTTCTGTGCCTTTTTAGGTGGAACCGCTATATTTTTGGTGAAAAGTGATAAGTCTAAATTACTTAAGCTAATTTTATCTTTTAGTGGCGCCTATCTATTTGCCATTACGGTTTTACATTTAATTCCTGATGCTTACAGCGGCCCCGATAAATGGCAAATTGGTGTTTTTATCCTTATTGGTTTCTTATTACAAATTTTCCTGGAGCAATTTTCAGAAGGTGTAGAACATGGCCACATCCATAAACATCACGACGGGCATGTTTTTCCATTTGGGATTATGATCAGTTTGTGTTTACATGCTTTTTTAGAGGGAATGCCATTAGCAAAAGAACAGCATAACGAATTGATTTTCGGAATTTCTTTACACCACATCCCGGCTGCTTTTGCACTGGCCAGTATACTGATGCAGAACCATTTCAAAAAAAGCAGCATTATATTTTACCTGATTGTGTTTGCCATTATGGCGCCTCTGGGCTTTTATGTAAGTGTTGGCTTAAGCAATGGTACTATTGGAGGCATTGATGCTTATTTCAATAAAATTATGGGCATTGTAATCGGTATTTTCCTACATATTTCTACCACCATCTTATTCGAATCGAGTGCCGATCATAAAATCAATACCCGCAAGATGATTGCTGTTTTATTGGGGATTGGTGTAGCATTGATTGGTTTCTTTGCGGGACATTAA
- a CDS encoding exonuclease yields the protein MILEDFITIAPTGLYCVYGDFYLDPQQPVKEAVVSHAHGDHAIGGSQNVYCTAATATFMKHRYRKFAAVDFYTKNYHEPFKIKEVTITFYPAGHILGSAQVLMEYKGIKYLYTGDYKIEPDSTCEPFEFVEADVLITESTFANPETKHPSPIDEIKKLNETKANIMLGSYALGKSQRIIQLLNEHCPTKNIMVHHSIMPFVKIYEDYGMKVGNYKMYDRKVMKNNQEHQVYIVPPMVFHSYHKAINVVRAFASGWKNLQQQNGISLYISDHADWDAILETIEKVKPTQVWTLHGDGKQLKDFFKDKLEVKILN from the coding sequence ATGATTTTAGAAGATTTCATTACCATTGCCCCAACAGGTTTGTACTGTGTTTACGGCGATTTTTACCTCGATCCACAACAGCCGGTTAAAGAAGCAGTGGTTTCACATGCCCATGGCGATCATGCTATTGGTGGCAGTCAGAATGTGTACTGTACGGCTGCTACAGCAACGTTTATGAAACACCGTTACCGCAAATTTGCAGCAGTTGATTTTTATACCAAAAATTATCATGAGCCGTTCAAAATAAAAGAGGTTACCATCACTTTTTATCCTGCCGGACATATTTTGGGCTCGGCACAGGTTTTAATGGAGTATAAGGGGATAAAATACCTCTATACCGGCGACTATAAGATTGAACCAGATAGTACCTGTGAACCTTTCGAATTCGTTGAAGCTGATGTATTGATTACGGAGAGTACCTTTGCCAATCCGGAAACCAAACATCCTTCACCAATAGACGAAATAAAAAAACTGAACGAAACCAAGGCGAATATTATGCTTGGTTCTTATGCTTTAGGTAAAAGCCAGCGGATAATCCAATTGCTCAATGAGCATTGCCCCACGAAGAACATAATGGTTCACCACAGTATTATGCCTTTTGTTAAAATCTATGAGGATTATGGTATGAAAGTAGGGAATTATAAAATGTACGATAGAAAGGTGATGAAAAATAATCAGGAACATCAGGTTTATATTGTACCACCCATGGTTTTTCACAGTTACCATAAGGCAATTAATGTCGTACGCGCCTTTGCCTCTGGATGGAAAAATCTGCAGCAACAAAACGGGATTTCACTTTATATTTCTGATCATGCTGATTGGGATGCGATTTTAGAAACAATAGAAAAAGTTAAACCAACTCAGGTATGGACTTTACATGGTGATGGTAAACAGCTTAAAGATTTTTTTAAAGACAAACTTGAAGTTAAAATACTCAATTAG
- a CDS encoding dephospho-CoA kinase gives MYKVGITGGIGSGKTTACKVFEVLGIPVFYADTVAKAIMCKDVLLVEGVKATFGKESYLDDGRLNNKHIADIVFNNEEELAKLNALVHPAVFRAFDAWEETIPPNTPYTLKEAALLFESGSYKMCDTTILVTAPYEIKMKRVMQRDGVTAGQVKARMDKQLSDEEKSKMTDHFIINDEQQSIIEQVLALHQEFLKSAKEFKSGKA, from the coding sequence ATGTATAAAGTCGGTATTACAGGCGGTATAGGCAGTGGTAAAACCACGGCTTGCAAGGTTTTTGAAGTGTTGGGAATTCCGGTTTTTTATGCCGATACCGTTGCCAAAGCAATCATGTGCAAAGATGTTTTGTTGGTGGAGGGAGTTAAAGCTACTTTCGGAAAAGAAAGTTATCTCGACGATGGAAGGTTAAATAACAAACACATTGCTGATATCGTTTTTAACAATGAAGAAGAACTTGCAAAATTAAATGCACTGGTTCATCCTGCAGTTTTTAGGGCATTTGATGCCTGGGAAGAAACCATACCACCTAATACTCCATATACGCTTAAAGAAGCTGCTTTGCTTTTCGAAAGTGGTTCCTATAAGATGTGCGATACCACTATCCTGGTTACGGCCCCTTACGAAATTAAAATGAAGCGGGTAATGCAACGTGACGGGGTAACAGCCGGGCAGGTTAAAGCACGTATGGATAAACAGCTGAGCGACGAAGAAAAATCGAAAATGACCGATCATTTTATTATTAATGATGAGCAGCAATCCATAATCGAACAGGTTTTAGCTTTACATCAGGAATTTCTAAAGTCGGCCAAAGAATTTAAGAGCGGCAAGGCTTAA
- a CDS encoding preprotein translocase subunit YajC, which yields MTSTVILQAAAGGSNMLTTIVPMVLIMVVFYFFMIRPQVKKAKDHKKLVEELKKGDKIVTTAGIHGRIADMNETTFLIEVEGGVKIRFDKSAVSLDATKAVAAPKA from the coding sequence ATGACATCAACAGTAATATTACAGGCAGCAGCAGGTGGTAGTAACATGCTAACTACAATTGTACCAATGGTACTCATCATGGTAGTTTTCTACTTTTTTATGATCCGCCCGCAAGTTAAAAAAGCTAAAGACCATAAAAAATTGGTTGAAGAATTAAAAAAAGGTGATAAAATTGTAACTACCGCAGGTATTCACGGTCGTATCGCCGATATGAACGAAACTACTTTTTTAATTGAGGTTGAAGGTGGTGTAAAGATCCGTTTCGATAAATCGGCAGTTTCTTTAGATGCAACCAAAGCAGTTGCAGCGCCTAAAGCTTAA
- a CDS encoding transcription antitermination factor NusB yields MLNRRHLRIKALQNIFAWHMADKKDIKGDLKTLMQSIDSVYEMYIWMLSLMVEVTEFTANDAAERANKFIKTAEDINPNMKLLHNKFSVLMQQNPEYVSAVKKYKVDWGFDPEIRKTVYNSLKASKEYADYLADPNESLESSKDIIKYIFRKIILKNQAILQVFEEKFINWQVDHEVMKGMVAKTLKNFTSEDPFKNKLTEISADWVEDSKFVQDLFVHTLQNDAKYQEMIADRTKNWESERIALMDTILMKMAICELLNFPSIPVKVTINEYLELSKDYSTPKSNSFINGILDKILGDLKKNNTIKKIGRGLIED; encoded by the coding sequence ATGTTAAACAGAAGGCACTTAAGAATCAAAGCTTTGCAAAATATTTTTGCTTGGCACATGGCAGACAAAAAAGACATTAAAGGTGATTTGAAAACTTTAATGCAGAGCATCGATAGCGTGTACGAAATGTACATCTGGATGTTATCTTTAATGGTAGAAGTTACCGAATTTACTGCTAACGACGCTGCAGAGCGCGCAAATAAGTTTATTAAAACAGCAGAGGATATTAATCCTAACATGAAATTGCTACACAATAAGTTTAGCGTTTTAATGCAGCAGAACCCTGAGTACGTATCTGCAGTTAAAAAATACAAAGTGGACTGGGGTTTCGATCCGGAAATCCGTAAAACAGTTTACAACTCGTTAAAAGCATCAAAAGAATATGCCGATTATCTGGCCGATCCAAACGAAAGTTTAGAATCATCAAAAGATATCATCAAATATATTTTCAGGAAAATCATCTTAAAAAACCAGGCCATTTTGCAGGTTTTTGAAGAGAAATTTATCAACTGGCAGGTAGATCACGAAGTGATGAAAGGTATGGTCGCTAAAACCTTGAAAAACTTTACATCCGAAGATCCATTCAAAAATAAATTGACTGAAATTAGTGCGGATTGGGTAGAAGACAGCAAATTTGTTCAGGATCTTTTTGTACATACTTTGCAAAATGATGCAAAATATCAGGAAATGATTGCCGATAGAACCAAAAACTGGGAATCGGAACGTATTGCACTAATGGATACCATTTTGATGAAAATGGCCATTTGCGAATTGTTAAACTTTCCATCTATTCCGGTTAAAGTAACCATCAACGAATATTTAGAGTTATCAAAAGATTACAGTACACCGAAGAGTAATTCATTTATTAACGGTATTTTAGACAAAATTTTAGGCGATCTTAAGAAAAACAATACCATTAAAAAGATTGGCCGCGGATTAATCGAAGATTAA
- a CDS encoding leucine dehydrogenase translates to MPANSPSDFSILDQLSAYGHKKLVFCNDPDTGLKAIIAIHDTTLGPALGGTRMWSYSTEGEALEDALRLSRGMTYKAAITGLNLGGGKGVIIGDSRKDKTETLMRSYGRFIKNLNGEFITAEEMGTNTRDMEYIRMETNYVTGVPESIGGAGNPAPFTAQGVYLGIKASVKEVFGTDMLAGRTIVVQGIGNVGEHLVALLRKENAEVLISDINQEQLTYVARKYKAKPIEADKIFTTDADVYAPCAMGATVNNKTIEKMKFAIIAGSANNQLKDEVLDSELLLKKGILFAPDYLINAGGLISCYSELTGFGKKRTVQLTENIYDATRSVIKLSKTENISTNIAANRIAEKRIADVKKIKSSY, encoded by the coding sequence ATGCCAGCAAATTCTCCGTCAGATTTTTCAATTTTAGATCAATTAAGTGCCTATGGCCATAAAAAATTGGTTTTTTGCAACGATCCAGATACAGGTTTAAAAGCAATTATTGCTATACACGATACCACATTGGGTCCTGCTTTAGGCGGAACACGCATGTGGAGTTATAGCACCGAAGGCGAAGCTTTAGAAGATGCACTGCGTTTATCGCGGGGAATGACTTACAAAGCAGCCATAACAGGATTGAACCTGGGTGGTGGCAAAGGTGTAATCATTGGCGATTCCAGAAAAGATAAAACAGAAACTTTAATGCGTAGCTACGGTAGGTTTATTAAGAACCTGAATGGCGAATTCATTACGGCAGAAGAAATGGGTACCAATACACGCGATATGGAATATATCCGTATGGAAACCAATTATGTTACTGGTGTTCCCGAGTCAATCGGTGGTGCCGGCAATCCGGCTCCTTTTACTGCACAAGGTGTGTATTTAGGCATTAAAGCCAGTGTTAAGGAAGTTTTCGGTACCGATATGCTAGCCGGGAGAACCATTGTAGTTCAAGGCATCGGAAATGTTGGTGAGCACCTGGTTGCACTGTTAAGAAAAGAAAACGCCGAAGTTTTGATTAGCGATATTAACCAGGAACAACTCACTTACGTTGCCCGGAAATATAAAGCAAAACCGATCGAAGCCGATAAAATTTTTACAACTGATGCCGATGTTTATGCGCCGTGTGCCATGGGTGCTACGGTGAATAACAAAACCATCGAAAAAATGAAGTTTGCTATTATTGCAGGCTCAGCAAACAATCAGTTAAAAGATGAAGTTTTAGATAGCGAATTGCTGTTGAAGAAAGGGATTTTATTTGCACCGGATTATTTAATTAATGCCGGCGGATTGATTTCCTGCTATTCGGAGTTAACAGGTTTTGGTAAAAAACGTACTGTACAGCTTACCGAGAATATTTACGATGCTACACGCAGTGTAATTAAGTTAAGCAAAACCGAAAATATATCAACAAATATTGCAGCCAACCGCATTGCCGAGAAACGCATTGCAGATGTTAAAAAAATTAAATCGTCATATTAA